DNA sequence from the Deinococcus apachensis DSM 19763 genome:
ACTCCATGAACGATCACGAACTCGACACCCTCTTCGCGCAGGCCAGGCTGGAGACTCCCGCCGACGCTGGGGCCGCCGAACGTTTCCTCGCCTGGCATCGGTCGGAGGCCGCTCCCGACGTCCCTCTCAGGCCCCACTCCCGCTCCGTGCGTTGGCCGCTGCTTCTCGGCTGTGCCGCCCTGCTCACCGGGGCGTTCGTGCTGCGCCCAGCTCCGACCCTTCCCGCCAGTGCCGCCTATGACGCTTATCAGGCGGCCCTGGGTGACGGCTGGTAGGTCGCCTCCAGCCAAGAGAAAACCCCCGCCGGGCGGGGGCAGAAGGTCCTGTTGGATGAATTCAGGCGGCGAGTTCGGCCTGGATGACTTCGAGCAGGCGGCCACCGGACAATTGCCGGACGATCTGGCCGCGCAGCGCGTTCGCATGGTCTAGGCCCAGCTCCTCAATCAGCCGGACGAAGTCGATTTCCTGGTAGTGACGCTCGGTGTCGGCCTGCGCGTAGAAGAAGTAGGAGACAAGCTCCTCCAACGTCAGTTGGGACATGCCATTAAGGTACTCTTCATTCCTGACAAATACCTTAATCGTTGAACATTTCATGTTGAGGGGTTAGAGCCCTTTCTCCCAGGTTATCCACATCGCCTCCGGGACATAGCCGAGGCGGGTATTCACGCGCAGCATGGGGAGGTTGAGGACCGTGCCGCCCGTTCCCGCGTGTGTATATCCCTCTTCCCGTGCCCAGGCGAGCGCCGACGCCTTGACCAGGGTGGCAAGGCCGCGCGAGCGGTGGGTGGGGTGGGTTACGGTCTGTTCGCTCTCAACTCCCGCGCCCTGGGGAGTCAGCGGGGTCCAGGCGACGATCTCGCCGCGGTAGCGGACGACAAATGTGGCCTCCTCTCGCCGGACCATCTCCCGCAGTTCGGCATGGTCAGTGGATCGGGGGTGGTCGTGGGATTGCGCGGTGCGTCCCGCACGCCCACCCCGTACAGCGCGTGCAGGGCGTCGCAGTCCGCCTCCGGGGCGTCCGGGCTCAACCGCTCGACCTCGTAGCCTTGCAGGCACAGCCGCTTTTCAAGGGGACGGAAGCGCCCGAAGTCGACCCCGCCGAGTTCCAGATGCGCTCCCCACGACTGCCAGGCGTTGCGAAACCCTGCCGCGTGAAAAAAGTCCATCTTCTCCGGCCAGTCCTCGCGTGTCACCCCCAAGAGACGCGTGAAGCCGCCTGGAAGTTGCGACAGGGCCGCCAGATACAACGCCGAGAAAACGGTCCCGTCTCCCGCCAGGTCGAGCCGAAGGGCGTCCGGTGTGGCCGGGCCGAAGGGGCCGAGGTGCAGGGTTGCCACAACCTCGCCCCCACGCTCCGCCACGAGGCGCAGCCGCCGGGATTCGGCCCTCTCGCGGAACTGCTCGGCCGTGTAGGTCCAGTGCCCCCGCACGCCCTCCGTCACGAGCCGCGCAACCACGGGGGCGTCGATGTTCTGAAAGGGGCGCAGGACCAGGGCCGTCTCTGTCGGGGGTGGGGCAAAACCATTCATGCGGCCATGGTGTGGCAGGACGAGGTTGAAACGCGAATGCGAGAGGTACGCCAGATGGCGGAGGAGTGTATATGCGCCCCCTCTCCCCAGTCCCGGCCCTCTATCTATCGCTGCCGCCCCCATACACCCCAACTCATACTCAGGTCACATTCACGTACTGACTTGACAGGATTACGCTCATGCCGTATTATGCTTCTACCGGAATGGAAGTGCCGCAGTGTGCTTGTTCCCCTGACCGGAGGGAGCCGAGTGCCCCCAAAGTTTTCTTCAGACCATGTCCCTGCCTGTTTCCGGTGGGGGCATGTGCCTTTTGGGAGATTTGTCTGGCCCCCGGGTAAAGACAGACCGAACGGGCCACTTTTCCGGGGGGATTACACTGGCCGCATGACCGCGACCCAACAGCAACAGAGCGTGGACCAGCTCAGCGTGAACACCATCCGCACGCTGTCCATCGACGCCGTGCAGCAGGCCAACAGCGGGCACCCCGGCGCGCCGCTGGGAGCTGCGCCGATGGGCTATGTGCTGTGGCAGCACTTTCTGCGCCA
Encoded proteins:
- a CDS encoding GNAT family N-acetyltransferase codes for the protein MNGFAPPPTETALVLRPFQNIDAPVVARLVTEGVRGHWTYTAEQFRERAESRRLRLVAERGGEVVATLHLGPFGPATPDALRLDLAGDGTVFSALYLAALSQLPGGFTRLLGVTREDWPEKMDFFHAAGFRNAWQSWGAHLELGGVDFGRFRPLEKRLCLQGYEVERLSPDAPEADCDALHALYGVGVRDAPRNPTTTPDPLTMPNCGRWSGERRPHLSSATAARSSPGPR
- a CDS encoding GNAT family N-acetyltransferase, whose amino-acid sequence is MVRREEATFVVRYRGEIVAWTPLTPQGAGVESEQTVTHPTHRSRGLATLVKASALAWAREEGYTHAGTGGTVLNLPMLRVNTRLGYVPEAMWITWEKGL